A single window of Leishmania braziliensis MHOM/BR/75/M2904 complete genome, chromosome 27 DNA harbors:
- a CDS encoding putative peptidyl dipeptidase produces MSANPLLQQSSLPYQYPPFDRVKVEHYAPAFEQGMAEQMAEIEAIKANPDTPTFENTVVALEKSGALLTRAHMLFRNLCAAHVNPEMQKLEQAYAPKFSAHTDRVYLDSALYSRIRAVYDERACLAGEDLRLVEHHEKEFRKAGAGLDDAVKEELKQVNERLATLESDFAKRLMDTRRTASLIVADAAELEGLSEDEIATAQKEAESLGHPGKHALVIVNTTQQPLLASLRNRETRRRLLEASEQRAGRGDENDTTAITVEIAQLRLRKAKLLGKKSFAEWQLQNQMADPASAEALLRDMGKAAASKATKEAADIQQMIREEGGDFELAPWDWRYYAERVRRQLYDLDENETKPYFELNNVLERGVFYAAEKLYGVTMQRRTDLPVYHPDVMTFEMFDYTGESLAIFGLDPYARASKRGGAWMTFFVRQASLLGQKPVVYNVLNIVKPAEGRPALLTRDNVTTLFHEFGHGLHGMLSNLKYSTLSGTSVARDFLEFPSQINEHWAMYDAVLKNYALHYETKEPIPQSLVDRMKAAETYGAGFHTIEVVKAAYLDLHWHRVTEEAAVLPPAQMEEAAMRAFGVGMTEVPPRYHSGYFLHIFAGGYASNYYVYQWARVLDCDGFEWFLESGGLTRENGDHLRACVLSVGNSVDANVAYEKFAGRKANMKAFLRINGLLGE; encoded by the coding sequence atgtccgccaacccgctgcttcagcagagCAGTCTGCCGTACCAATACCCACCCTTTGACAGGGTGAAGGTGGAGCACTACGCGCCCGCCTTCGAGCAGGGCATGGCGGAGCAGATGGCGGAGATCGAGGCGATCAAGGCCAACCCCGACACGCCCACCTTCGAGAACACCGTTGTGGCACTCGAGAAGAGCGGGGCGCTGCttacgcgcgcacacatgcTCTTTCGAAACCTCTGCGCTGCACACGTGAACCCAGAGATGCAAAAGCTCGAGCAGGCCTACGCACCAAAGTTCTCCGCCCACACGGACAGGGTCTACCTTGACAGCGCCTTGTACAGCCGCATCAGGGCCGTGTACGACGagcgtgcctgccttgctGGCGAGGACTTGCGCCTCGTGGAGCACCACGAAAAGGAGTTCCGAAAGGCTGGCGCCGGCCTTGACGACGCGgtcaaggaggagctgaagcaggtGAATGAGCGCCTTGCCACTCTCGAGAGTGACTTCGCCAAGAGGCTCATGGACACACGCAGGACCGCGTCGCTGATCGtggctgacgctgctgagctgGAGGGCCTCAGCGAGGACGAGATCGCGACGgcacagaaagaggcggagagccTCGGCCACCCCGGCAAGCATGCGTTGGTCATTGTGAacacgacgcagcagccgctgctcgctTCACTGAGGAACCGCGagacgcgccgccgcctgctcgaggcgagcgagcagcgcgccggACGTGGCGACGAGAATGACACAACCGCCATCACGGTCGAgattgcgcagctgcgcctcaggAAGGCGAAGCTGCTTGGCAAGAAGAGCTTTGCGGAGTGGCAGCTCCAGAACCAGATGGCCGATCCGGCGTCTGCGGAGGCGTTGCTGCGCGACATGGgcaaagcggcagcgtcaaAGGCGACGAAGGAGGCCGCTGACATCCAGCAGATGATTCGCGAGGAGGGTGGTGACTTCGAGCTGGCGCCATGGGACTGGCGCTACTACGCGGAGCGGGTGCGCAGGCAGCTGTACGATCTCGACGAGAACGAGACGAAGCCGTACTTTGAGCTGAACAACGTCCTTGAGCGCGGCGTGTTCTACGCGGCGGAGAAGCTCTACGGCGtgacgatgcagcggcgcaccgatCTGCCGGTGTACCACCCCGATGTGATGACGTTCGAGATGTTCGACTACACGGGCGAGTCGCTCGCCATTTTTGGCCTCGACCCCTACGCGCGTGCAAGCAagcgcggtggtgcgtggATGACATTCTTTGTTCGCCAGGCCTCCCTGCTTGGCCAAAAGCCAGTCGTGTACAACGTGCTGAACATTGTGAAGCCGGCGGAGGGAAGGCCGGCCTTGTTGACCCGTGACAACGTGACGACGCTCTTCCACGAGTTCGGCCACGGACTCCACGGCATGCTAAGCAACCTCAAGTACTCAACACTCTCCGGCACGAGCGTCGCCCGTGACTTCCTCGAGTTCCCATCGCAGATCAACGAGCACTGGGCGATGTACGATGCCGTGCTGAAGAACTACGCGCTTCACTACGAGACTAAGGAGCCGATCCCGCAGTCGCTGGTGGATCGCATGAAGGCGGCCGAGACGTACGGTGCCGGCTTCCATACCATCGAGGTGGTCAAGGCGGCGTACCTCGATCTCCACTGGCATCGAGtcacggaggaggcggctgtgctgccaccggcacagatggaggaggcggcaatgAGAGCCTTTGGAGTTGGGATGACcgaggtgccgccgcgctacCACAGTGGGTACTTCCTGCACATTTTCGCTGGCGGGTACGCCTCGAACTACTACGTGTACCAGTGGGCGCGGGTGTTGGACTGCGACGGGTTCGAGTGGTTCCTGGAGAGCGGTGGGCTGACGCGCGAGAACGGAGATCAcctgcgcgcgtgcgtgctctCTGTGGGCAACTCGGTGGACGCCAACGTTGCGTACGAGAAGTTCGCTGGCCGCAAGGCCAACATGAAGGCGTTCCTGCGCATCAACGGTCTGCTGGGCGAGTAG